ACACATGTCCAAGTTAACCGAGCGCGGTGGCGTCGAGCAAGTGCCGGCATCGAAACCGCAGTTAGACAGGGTCATTGTGCGCGGTACGGGTCGCTCCAGCATCACACCCTTGCGGCTGTGCAGCCGCTGCGACTATCGTTCGGGACCAGACAGCCAGACAGTTGTCCAGAATTGCGAAGTGGAGTTCAGCGATGCCGCTACTGGCCGATCGCCGCAGTCAACTGCTCATCGACGGCAAGCTCGTCGCCGGCCGAGGGGGCGTGTTCGACACCGTCAACCCCGCCACCGAAGAAGTGCTCGGCGTGGCCGCCGACGCGACCGCCGACGACATGGGTGACGCCATCGAGGCGGCCCGCCGCGCATTCGACGACACCGACTGGTCGACGAACACCGCACTGCGGGTCCGGTGCCTGCGGCAGTTGCGCGACGCGCTGCGGGAAAATGTCGAGGAACTACGCGAACTGACGATCGCCGAGGTCGGTGCGCCGCACATGCTCACAGCGGGCGCCCAGTTGGAGGGCCCGATCGACGATCTCGCGTTCTCGGCCGACACCGCCGAGAACTACCGGTGGCGAACCGATCTCGGGCACGCCACACCGCAGGGCATCCCGACGAACCGGGTGATCGCGCGGGAAGCCGTCGGCGTCGTCGGCGCCATCACGCCGTGGAACTTCCCGCACCAGATCAACCTCGCCAAGGTGGGCCCGGCGCTGGCCGCGGGTAACACGCTGATCCTCAAACCGGCCCCCGATACGCCGTGGGCAGCGGCCGTTGTGGGCCAGATCATCACCGAGTACACCGATTTCCCTCCTGGCGTCGTCAACATCGTCACCTCCAGCGAGCACTCCGTCGGCGCACTGTTGGCCAAAGACCCACGCGTGGACGTGGTTTCGTTCACCGGTTCCACCGCGACCGGTCGCGCGGTGATGACCGACGCCGCGCTGACCATCAAGAAGGTGTTCCTGGAACTCGGCGGCAAGTCCGCGTTCCTGGTGCTCGACGACGCCGACCTGGCGGGTGC
This region of Mycolicibacterium goodii genomic DNA includes:
- a CDS encoding aldehyde dehydrogenase, which translates into the protein MPLLADRRSQLLIDGKLVAGRGGVFDTVNPATEEVLGVAADATADDMGDAIEAARRAFDDTDWSTNTALRVRCLRQLRDALRENVEELRELTIAEVGAPHMLTAGAQLEGPIDDLAFSADTAENYRWRTDLGHATPQGIPTNRVIAREAVGVVGAITPWNFPHQINLAKVGPALAAGNTLILKPAPDTPWAAAVVGQIITEYTDFPPGVVNIVTSSEHSVGALLAKDPRVDVVSFTGSTATGRAVMTDAALTIKKVFLELGGKSAFLVLDDADLAGACSMAAFTVAMHAGQGCAITTRLVVPRARYHEAVEISAATLGSIKPGDPTSKRTVCGPLISARQRDRVQSYLDLAIAEGGRFACGGGRPADLDRGFWIEPTVIAGLDNNARVAREEIFGPVLTVIAHDGDEDAVRIANDSPYGLSGTVFSGDDTRAQAVASRMRVGTVNVNGGVWYSADAPFGGYKQSGIGREMGLAGFEEYTEIKLIATSAG